Below is a genomic region from Pleuronectes platessa chromosome 18, fPlePla1.1, whole genome shotgun sequence.
GCCTCAGTGGAGGGTTTCATGTCCCTAGGCTGTTATAACTGAAACATGTCATTTGAACATGACCCATTCAGAAATGAAATCAATAGCACATTATGTCTGTAAGCATGTAAACGCACTCGCTGTAGGTTTAAGGGAGGTGATGCTTCTGGGAGAAAGTTTCAAGTCAACCTGCAGGAAAATAACATTCATGACAGCAGATATCCTGAGTGACAGCGGTaaggtcattgtgtgtgtgtgtgtgtgtgtgtgtttctcctcctgaatGTTACACAACTGTCCTAATATTGCACATTTGAACTCTGCATAACACATGTACAATGCATATTACGCAGccttatatgtgtgtgtgtgtgtctacaatCCGCTAAGTGAACATGTGGCTTGACTGTTGTGTGACACGGATGAAGGTGGTTCTCCTGCTGAGCTCTTTCAGCTTGGCGGCGCCCACGTAGGTGCAGGTGGAGCGCAGCCCCCCCAGCACATCACGGATGGTGTTCTCCACGTCTCCCCTGTACGGCACCTCCACCGTCCTCCCCTCAGATGccctgaaggagaaggagggagacacacacacagaactcaGGCCCAGTGAGTACAGGTCTTTGTTGAATCATCAGGATGAATCAGAAACTCGCAGCATCTCCAGACACCAGTGTCTCACCTGTACTCAGCGACCCCGCCCACGTACTTCTTCATGGCCGTGTCGGAGCTCATGCCGTAGAAGAGTTTGTACTTCTTGCCATTCTTCTCGATGACCTCCCCGTTGCACTGGTCGTGGCCGGCGAGCATTCCCCCCATCATCACAAAGTCGGCCCCGGCCCCTGAGGAGCGGAGGCAGagcagacgtggtgctggttaGATTCTGTAGATCATAACTGTGAATCTGTGACATGAGaagaaactacaaaaaccaCAAGTCTCACCAAAGGCCTTGGCGACATCACCGGGGCAACTGCAGCCTCCATCCTATACAGAGAACAAATTAGTCACATGGGCTCAGCCAGACAGACTGAGGCCCCCCCTAGTGGCCACATCCTAGTACTATATTTATCATCATGAGACTCTGACTAATCACTAACTGTGATTTCAGAAGATAAACATATTCTCTTAAAAGCTGAGGCTCTTATATTGATCTAATCAATGGATCAGGTTAATATTAGTTTATTATTACACTATCTTTACCTGACTCGGCCATAGTTGATATTTTTGACAGGTGACTGATTCCCACCAGCAGAATAAGAAGCTTTAAGTATAGTGTACTTATTATATATACTCTACAATAATACTTCGTTTTTGTACTTACAGAGATGATGTGTCCTTTCAGTCCATGGGCTGAGTCTGCACACTCTATGACAGCACTGAGCTGTGGGTAACCCACTCCGGTCTTGATCCTCGTCGTGCACACAGAaccttcaacacacacattggAAAAGTCAATCTTCAGACCActatctataataataataataatatgtactTCACGTACAGCACCTCATAATCAAACCAGTGCTCCAGTCTCTCTTTAGCAACCTGAGAGCTGTACCTCTCACCCTGAGAGTGGAGCATGGACTCAGTGACTCTATAATGCGTATATATGCTAAATGTGCTGTAAGAAGCACCTGGAGACTAtaaattaaaaagagaaaacaccagGAGGGGCAGCACTAAGTGAGGAGGTTACCGGTCCGAATCCCAGTTTGGGcctttttgtgtggagtttgccTGTTGTCCCAGTGTCTACATTGGTTTTCTCCGGGTTGCTCCCAGATTGGGGTCAAACTGTTGGACACTCTAGATTGAccctaggtgtgtgtgtgtgtgtatttctgtgtggaCCCACTCCTCAGACTATGATCAGATGCACCCACCTGGCCCGATGCCCACTTTGATGATGTCGGCCCCGGAGAGGATGAGCTCCTCCACCATCTCCCCTGTTACCACGTTACCGGCCTGCAGAGGCACAGAGGACGTTACAGTTCAGCACGCAGCTCTAACCGGACACACAACCGCCGGCCTCTCTCTTACCATGATGGTGTGTTTGGGGAACTTCCCTCTGACCGTCTTCACAAACTCCACAAAGTACTCGGAGTAGCCGTTGGCCACGTCCAGACAGATGTACTTGAGGGTGGGGACAGCTTCCACGATGGCACACAGCTTCTCCAGGTCTGCGTTGCTGCTGCCGGAGCTGGCCGCTAAATGCTATGAGGAAGAGTGGAAAAGATCTGTATAGATAAAATGTGCACTCTCAGGTTCCTGTAGAGATGTGGGCGACTCTCACCTccatgcattctggatgagcagCAGCAAAGTTCTTCCATTCCTCTACGGAGTAGTGTTTGTGAATGGTTGTGAAGAGGGtgtgctgcagagagacagagaatatacaatattaaatacagtagaaatcccccccccctgtaaCTATTTGTGATATTTCCTTCTATAATATGGCACCATGGTTTCTTAACTCCGCCTAGGAGGgtgtgttttcacccccgtccaTTTCTTTATTGGTTGgtttgcagtgttgtgcatgaacgaacgcaaaagaacgcgttcattgaacacattcttttttttattcatatttgactctaaccgcagtctatcacTGCAGCGTGTgcgtcagggacacacctgaggcggaagcgtaaattctgtgcgagccgccgcctgactgttcacacagggagccatccaggaggatgttgtagatgctggcttgcctgtccacggagccacgggtggtgacatcagcaaatgtccctactatgctgccaaaatgagtaggtttttatacttctctttgtatgcatcatgctgaggaactgttgtgaggtgaaatgaaaatcccttcttttttttctgttcatgctgaaataaagtggattcacttggtctgacgttttcgatcacatctttataaaacacctcatacgcttcacactacaaaccctatgggggggggaatgttttctgagagaagattccagattcattcactagactggcactcagtagagctcaacagagccgtataggttcatctctgatccatgcagcttccttctagcaagttgtgtggttattggtccagtagtttattacataaacctattgactgacaaatcagagatgaaaacataacctccttagcagaggtaatacaacctccacccatttatcaaggaaatgtcaccaacattaataattattagaaacacaacaggaaattagtagtatgaaatgtttcaagaatatctaaatagttgacgggtaattttctgttggtcgacctatcaattcatttattaaaagctatttccccctgctacttagtctatagggtttttatatcgTGTTTTATTTGCAATGTATAaagtggtttatttttgtcgtgcactgattgctggttgtacatcaaattgtacttgaaggatattaaagattttctttcatGGACAAtaactgggttattctctaacaataggtttttaaagcatgttaaatcaagtatctaaaatccaataatataaaagtaatttttaagtaaggctgtcaaatatatgtattaaggtagaaaatattttctctgaagtgtgtatcaaaagcagcataaaataacacggacacacacacggtaaTTTGGACATGTTGTTATTCTGATTAGTTCCTCAGGGAAATCATCAGGTGGTGTGGCCTAGTAGGTAGAGAACCAGTTCTCAAACCAGAGTGTCctgggtttgaatcccactACTCTCAACTTTATACTGAtctcttaaaattggcaggatttctcctattaattgcaaattatcttacactatgtaaattaattaaatataaaaaaaggaaaaatttaatttaattaaaaaaataaaaaaaaataaactgcgCCCGCGCGCATTGGGCTTTTGCACAGGATGTGCGCATTGGGCTtttgcgcaggatgtgcgcgcgcagtttctattttttttttttccctatttaatttaattttaaaaaacatatatttaatttgattaaatttttttttcatttaattttatatttacattttttatattacatttcatcatcatttctccgcgctggttcaggggtaaatgatgctggtcttcacaggtgactgacctacgcaagcctgaagccgccacccccccacaggagataatgtgcttgtgtgtctgtgtggccgctacgctgccggtgcgaacagcccaagTATTTACCATgggggaggaaaggaggcggagcgcttttcacagcgcttctacctccggtgcgtctccggggttagaggatgatggtgagatgttaatgtattgttttacattgcatgtgtcacgtcatgatgaatcagtctcctatgtctctgtaccaggagccgcccctgtcactggttatcttggctcgctgtctggtcggtaaccagccgtccggaccgctccgtgaataaggaggaggagatgtttctttacttggaatgcggccactttatttctcggatctacagcaggagcaagactcgcatcacctctaggtgctccgtcacttctcgttatacacacttttagcgtcttttcccacaatgcccaggtgcactacgtcacacactacaaacgttccttaaaggggcaggccatacctgcaacacaacagctctcggtctcatacagatggaaagagaaagcagagagggacttttacacactgtctgataaagattctgacagtaaaggcaaggggtagtgatggataaggttttctttaacaagttaagtctttcattctcactttccaccttaaaactatgaaacgaactgaactatgaactagttcagaatttaaatggtgaactatgaccgtgaactattcatgtttacttgtatgaactgaactttgaactagttcatgagtggtgtgaacttgcacaacactgcctacAACAGAGAACAAGCCTCATCCCACAAGTGAGCAGATGTTTTACTGCTGCTAGGACGAGGCTTCTAATTCATGTATTTCCCCCACGGCAGCATCCTGGTTTCTGCTTTGTGTGGAAGGGGACACGCTGACGaatgcaaaaacaacaacaacaacacaatgatgctgttgtttattttatttctacccATTCACTCACTTGGCTGAGGACCTGCGCCATCTCAAACGTCCCTGTGGTGTCCATGTTGGCGGCGATGACAGGGATGCCGGTGTACGTCTGCTTGGAGTTGCGGAATGTGTAGGTCCTCTGAAGGTCCACCTGCAGgcgaagagaataaaaacaaatgtttttataaaccTTTTCTTCCTTCGCTTATCATGTATTCTGTGACTGATAGATTATCTATCTTGCTGACTCAGGGATGCTGCAGATTATCTTAGAAGGGGGGGAACCAGCTCAAGTGACTCATGTGCTGACCCTGCGTTGTCATAATGGGGGACGCACTGAATCATTTAGACCCAGTGCTCCGCTCGGCCTGTGTCGCAGCCTGTAACGTGATCGGCTACGTGAACCAAGCAGAGCTCACTGTGTCACACTGGCTGCTCCTTTTACAGGGAAAGTATGTGTCTGCAGCCGTGATGCAAATCATAGGTATGAGTCCCGCCTCTGTGAATAAATATTATCCCAATGAGTTGAAAGGACAGGACTGTTGGCTGCAGTTTGCAGATGTTACAGCTTTAGTGCAACTCACAAAGACGAAATACAGATTCACACAATCCTCTTCTAACAAATTGAGTCAGTCAGTACGATGACCTTCTAACAGTTCACTAATACACAAGTAAATGATATTAGGAGAAAACATGGTGGATTGGAATGCTTTGAGAATCACTATTTCTAGTTATTATAACAAACTGCAAACTCATATTAGCTCCAGGAAAAGTGAAAAGGTGCCGTAAAACTAATGTCATATGTTTAAGCCAACAGTTTTTGGGGATGCTGGATCTTTTTGTTGAATAGACATGAGCTATTTTATGTGCAAAACTCTTTCATCTGTAGAAATAGTCTAAAAGCTCAGTTTATAACCATCCAAGGTAGCAGACAGGAAATGATGCAGCAGTTCTGGCCATTTTGTCGCCCGGACAAAACGGATGTGAGCCTCAAGTGGACCAAACATCCCAGTCAAGAACCACAGTCAAAACGAGGCTTCAATGATAAGAGACAGAAGAAAGTGTTGAAAGAAGAATGGGAGGGAGGAGCGTCCAGGCCACGCTCGTCCATCTTCTTGATGCAGAGAATCAATGCAGGGCCATTTCTCACACAGGCAGCTGACTCAGCAGGATTTTTAACAGTCATGCGACATATGATTCAGATTGAAACAGATGTGAAAGGACATTCATCAGGTGTCAGACCTGTGCATgtcatccatttaaaaaaaagaaggatgtAAAATGAGTTCCATGATTTGCTTTGTAATTTGCATCAGACGTGTGATCATCTGCAATAAAACGTGTCGCTGCATCAGTGTgtgacagcagctctgtgtttgtggTCCTGATGCTCTTTATCGTCCGTGATGTTCCGACACCCGTCTCCTCTCCTATAAACAACTCTGTCACTGTCGGCTGTCTGAGCTCCGAGTCGACAGGAGGATTTCTGCTCCTGTTAAACGCTGCCATCATTCAAACAGCAGCCGTCACGGTGTCGACAGAAGCTTCCAGAGTCGTTTCATTTGGCTGCAGCACCGACATGCTGCAATGAGCTCAGACGTCCATGTGGGATTTCAGACATTTTTCTTTGGATGCGCCGTATGAGATGGAGAGGATGAGCTGAGATGTATAGAGTTGGTGTTTACTCTACATCCTGGAGTAGCTGCTGTTCTCTgagctgtggtgtgtgtgtcagtcatccCTGATATCAGAGTTGTGTATGGAATGTGCTCTGACTGACCACGCGCGCTACTATTTTTAAACACGTCTACTCAGAAGCGCCCGGCGTCTCATGTTGCATGCCAAGCTCCCACCTTCCACCGGGGATCTAGTGATCTGGTGATCTGGTGATCTTGGGTTGGCACCAAGCTCCTGATCGAGTGAAACAGATCTAAGTTGGAGGAAGCTATGAGGAGGACGAATGAGGGGCGGATTGTTTTTGTCCCTGAATCATTGGGTGTCAGACACAGCGAGGCCTCTTCAACCGGCCTCACATGTCAATAACTGAGAGAAATGTTTTCTGGTCAAATCTTCCTTTTCACCTCTGCTCttccactttttcttttgtcgTTTCACTTTCTTCTCAGTCACTTATTGCTCTGACACCgacctgtgttgttttctgtcctttgAGAAGGTCACCTCACTGTTACAGTCAGGCTGTAGGCTTTTAGAACGTGGTGCACACATACTGGCTTCCGTACAAGACAATGACGAGATATTAAATTACACTCAGTCACAGTACTCAGCTCTACTCAGACACCACCTCATCAATGATAATATGAGAGTAGCCGACGGGGTAAGAAGGCCCCAGAATGCTGCCTCCTCCATTTATAAACAGTCAACACATCTCTATTACATCACCCATCACAGAAACTGTGCTTCCTGAGAACAGCTGCCCCATGAGAAGGGTCCTGATCTCCAGTTTGATGAAGCTGTAACACTTGATAACATTATGACGAGTATTACTGCACCGACCTCTGAGCGACTCTTCAGGCTGCTCCTCTTGGGTCTGAACAGGACATCCTTGAAGTCCAGCTTGAGGTCTGAGTCCACTCGAGGCATCTTGGATGCCCAGAACACTGATGACcacgatgaggaggatgaggaggatgaggaggatgaggaggaggaggaggagaatgaggagACTCCCCTGAGAagaagaacagcagcagcagcagcagcagcagcagtggtggaaGTCGCCGGTCCTAAGCACAAGCCACCAAACCCGAACCTCCAGACGGCCAGCGTATTTATAGCAAGAGGGGGCCCAGCCCAGCCCCGGCCCCCATGGCTTTATTTGGGCCtggactcctctctctctctctctctctctccctctacctccctctgtctctccgtcccccctctgctctctgtctccctccactcctccagccttctctctctccccccctctccttcaGCAGAGTGGCAGGAGCAGCGGTGGCCGAGCTGGAAGGCACCGTCCCAGCCAggctgctgcaaacacacattctctctctctctcattctctctcttacaaacacacacacacaatcacacacgcgcacacacacacaaacacacacacacacacacacacacacacacacacacacacacacacacacacacacacacacacacacacacacggcagcaCTGCAGTGGGTTGAACGCTGCAGTGCTTAAGAGCACACCTGCTGTCCAGATAGGGCACTGCTCCCCAAGCTGCCAGCAgatagaggaggggagagagatatagagagatatatatatatatatatagagagagagagagagagagagagagagagagagagagagagagagagagagagagagagagagagagagatgtgcaaCACTGGAAAATAGAATGTAGCAGTGAGAGGTTGTTCATTGATTAACTCTCTAAAATGGAAAAGCCATGAATTAGTCATGTGGACACTGAGCAGAACATGAGGTGTTGTTGTTTCATGTGTTGTTGTAtcactttttcctctctcctgaTGGAGTGTGAGTCATATAAAGTGTTGATGCTTCTGATGATCTATCGTTTGTTCTGCTTCACTAACGTCAACTCCGCTCCCTGAAGAAATTAgttattcaataataataatgataattgttGTAGTAGCACTCGCAGTGGATTCATATTAATATTACTAGTACTATCATTAGTCTTTGTATTATCATTCAAAGCAATCTATCTTGATGTTCCCCAACATATATCTAATGGGTCTTAACTAAGTATAAAGCATCATTCATTATTAAATATCACTATTTCCTGTAATGTTAGGAATTTATAAATCAGCCCAAAACATTCACATCAAACCCTAAAAATGAGTGcaataatgtatttaaaatgaatattcaGCAATAAATGCAATCATTAAACATGAAAGGTTCTGAGCTTTTTTGCTTTATGAACTATATTTACAAAATACTTCTAACAAAGGAGCATCATTTGATgtcattaaattaaatcaaagaaaAGTAAACCTTCACTTCCTTATTTTTAGATCCATGAGGCTGTTACTACAAACTTGGACCAGTAGGTGtcagcagagtgacagagaaCAGCTGTAGAGCTGAGCTCTCCGGGGTCAACTCTCCTTGTTGAAGTGTTTCCTGGCAACTCGATGTGCCTTTGTGATATTTATGTGTCTATTTGTCACCGGCTTTGCAGCAGTGCCACTTTGTTTCTGACTGGCTTTGCTTTGTATTCCCTCTGTGCAGGAAGGGGAGCATgaatgaaaacagagaaaatgatcGTTCCCTTCACTGAACGCCAGAAACAAAGAGATGGATCAGGTTAACAGTGTAAAACTCTGCTTCATCATTTCTATAAGGGAATCGAACAAAGTTTAGTCAGAATTATCTACAACTGTGAAGTGAACTAGTTGCAGGTGCTATAAACCAACCGCTCTTTAACCCATTGGCCCCGGCCCAGTGAACTGCATTGATTAGAAGGTGCTGAATAAGGTCGGCACTGTACGGGCCCCTAAAGCGATAAACCTGATAAGGACAGTACGTTTGGTTTTATCTGTGTCTCCTGATTCAGGTGGTTTCAGCCACAGCTGTAGTCTCAGGTCTGATGTCGGCTGTAGGTTAAAGTGCAGCGAGCAGCTATCTCTGTTTGAACAGTAAAGTTGTATTGCTTCTATGTCAAGAGTCACTTTCACTGGCTGAACATCGTTGACCTACAAGAGACCCTGGTCCCAAAAGCTGGTTATGTAGACCCTGAGCTTTTTACTTTTGAGGAACAGATGGACTGTGTttgacattcatggtccccagatgaCTCACCTTAAAGATGTCAATGATCCCCTGACGTAAGGTTCACATTTATGAAATGTCTCAACAGCTGTTTGATGATGCATTCCCATGAAAATTTGCGCAGACATCCATGTTCCTGCTCCCCTCAGGATGAACCACAGTGAGGCTGACTACTTAACTCTTAATCTTGTCTCATTATCAGCTCCAACATTTTACTGTGTCATATCTTAGGTTTATGACCGAATGACCATTAATGAGGCCAGCCAGCCGCAGATGAACTTCAGCAAAGCACGTCCACGATGTCActggtttatttaaagtttacgTTAATAGTATTACGTTAATTCATCCCTTAAAATCCCGCAAGCATATAAACACTAATCCAAATCACAGATCTCATATTCATGTTTACCAGAAGATGGTGTCTGTCGTTAGTCAGTTAGTTTTTTCTTGAAATCCTTATTTAGATGGAAGAACGAGTTTCGTTCTTCAAGATCCATGTTTTATTCTCCGGGaaactggtgaaaatgtcaaaatctCGCAATGTAAAAGGGCCAAATCACAAACTCCTGTGGATGTCATTTGTTCTTTCTTGGCTAATGTCCCATCCTCAGTTGGGACATTAGCCACGAGCTTCATTGACATCCATCACCTCCTAATATTAGCTAATGACGAGGAAGTGATAAAAAGAGGTATTAATAAAACGTGTGATAGTCTTCATCCTGAAGGTTAGACACTCAGCCCACACAGAGAATGTAAAGCCTCTGTCGTCTATTATCGCTCCAGACGCTAAATATATCTATAACAATCTCTGAAGGTGACGTGCAAATGATGACACTTGAAATTCTCTGCATAGGGAACATTGTTGAGACTGTTTCAGTGGCCGGCTGGCTGGTGGACCCACGTGCActtagacaacacacacacacacacacacacacacacacacacacgttgagaGAGGAAACATTCCGAGCGTCTCCAGCAGAGCTACGTGTTTCCCTCGGCGGTGTGTGTCACCGGGCCAGGCAGATGTGAGAACCACGTGGCCGTGGGCGCACGTGAAGATGGCGAGGCCCTTTGAAGCTCTCCTCCTGGCACGAGTTGAAATGACGACAACTTAAATATTCCATTTGTTTCTTCCATCTGATTGATCCAGGgaatgaggaggaaggaggatcTTCACAGTCGGGGAACACGAGTAGCTCGGTGTTGTGAAGTTCAAACCAGAAATTGCAGCAAGATGACTTACTCTGATTATTTATGCTCCTATTTTCTTACATGGACTTccctcctcttgtttttttttttttttttaagattattttttttggcattttttatgctttattgatagtttttaagagacagagttgaaatggggcagagaggggagtgacatgcagagaacgaccgcgggctggaatcgaacccgggtccgctgctggccgaggcccatgggggggacgccctaccaaccgagctaagggcgccccccctcctcttgtTTATTAGATTAGAAACTATTCACCACCTCCATCCCTGTCatgtaaacatgtcatttttGGAACGTTTGCTGAAAGGCTGGGTCACATTAGAACCATAAACACAGTCTTGCTTCTACAATGCTGAATACTACAAGGCTCCAACTATGGTTTATCTGCCGTAGAGGTTAAAAAGCACATTTGTGTGTAGGCCGGTCGTCTGTCTATCACCTGATCTTCACACAGTCACAACTCACCATAAAACTGTAATTGTAATTACCCTCCCCCATCCTCAGTATCTATGCATTACCTTCACAGAGGAGGTGACGTGTTTGCTTGtgagcaagattacgcaaaaactgtTGAATCAGCTTTCCTCGAAACTTCATGGAAGGACCTGGTATTAGTCATATGGAGTAGTTTAACAAGTAAAACCTTAACTAACCTCAACCTCCTCAGTTCTCGTTTTTCTATTTGtcctctgatgtctccctctgctCACTTCAACCATCCACAGTCTGTTGGTCATTTCTCAACACGGGATTAACGTAGCTGTGTGTAGTTGTATTAGACACATTTAGGATTAGTGACACAAAAGCAACTGTTCTCAgaattttcacatttcaaagaGCTTATGTGCTTACAGCCCTTTTTCGGGATTTTTCTAGTAATATATCATAATACTGGAAGTGTGTCAACTTTTTCTCCTGATGTgacttttcctgtttttaatgcTTCGCCTGTGCAGAGGTCAACACTTCATCCTGTCACTGTTGTGAAGCCCGATTTCTTTCATTCCACATCCTCGTATCATGAGGATAAAGTATAACTTCACAGCCAGATTTGATCCGATGCTGCTTATTGAGTTTTGCATGCCTGACTGCTAATGGCAGCCTTCTTcatatgtccccccccccatcctctccCTGTCAACATCGTCCTTGGAGTTTGTTTAATGGCACCgaaccctgagagagagagagaaaagacagataagagaaggaaagaggaaagggagaaggtcacagagagacagggggggTTCAGAGTCAGATTAATAAGGAGCTGCTGTTCTCTCATCTATTTCCAGACTTTAAAATCACAGTCCAGCGGAGCTTGTCATTTCTCATCAACAGGCAGAGTCGGTCCGAACCACAGACGGTGAGACTTTCCGCAGCCTCTCCCAGCCCGATGACAGCAAGGGACACGTTGACCTTTTAGTGTTGCATCCACCCGGGGTGCTGTGGAAACCAGGGGAGCGATGTCAGGGCAGGTATCCACCTGACACAGCCTCACACGCCTGCGGGTGTTTTCAGATCCTCTCCTCACCGTCATACTCTGGACATCTGAGACCGGGTTTTATCAAGAGGCAAACTGATTCACCGGATGTCATGACTGATCAgatcatgataaaaaaaaggactTCCATGTAGTTTAATTGTGAAAAACTTCCCAGTAAAAAAGGTGAATCAACCCTACGGAGCAAAGGCCTGTTCTCATGAATGATACATAAGAGGAAGTGGCTGATCAACGTGGTGCAGTGGTTCCTAAATTCTTTTGGTTTGGTTACAGCTAAAAACTCGTTACTAACCCCAAGAAGGTTACGTTTGTATTATTGTTtcttagcaggattacgcaaaaactgctGGAGGGATTATTAcgaaatttggtggaaggatgtggtccCAGTCCATCTTTCTCTTTCGTTAACATTGTTAGAGATGTACTACTGACTCGTGCCCATTAAAATCCTCCGTGCACCTTTAAACCCAAGTTCAATCCAACACACATTGATTTTACAGCTTCTGCACAAGTTCATTTAAAAGCACAAAATAAGTTTCACAATCAGcgtatgtttttaaaaaacaactttattaatactttctcttttgttaaagcagaatatatatatatataaaaagatttAATCTAAGAGTTATCTTACAGAGCATATCGCGGCTTTTGCttcagaaaacagaaacaaattgcTACTTGTACAACGTGAAAATAAAAGTCCTTCCCCTGCAGTGACTGAGCTTAATCAAGTCAGCGTTTtaagttttcctttttcttacCAGAAAAAAAAGCAAGTCTGTGGAAAGTTCATAATAAACAGTGATGCTGCTACTTTAAGGCCAAATCCCCTacagacaaaacagaaaacTTCCTTGGTAAAGTGACAATGttggtttttttttcttccttttaaatatatagtatttgaaattaaatataacgTAATAAGCTTTTCAAAAAGGAAAGCAAGTATTGCACAGGCAGATCTCCTAGtaccctttaaaaaaatatcaaaaagaaCTCGCTAGTAAACCCAGAGAAGTAAAGAATATCAGGATT
It encodes:
- the LOC128461813 gene encoding GMP reductase 1 isoform X1, which codes for MPRVDSDLKLDFKDVLFRPKRSSLKSRSEVDLQRTYTFRNSKQTYTGIPVIAANMDTTGTFEMAQVLSQHTLFTTIHKHYSVEEWKNFAAAHPECMEHLAASSGSSNADLEKLCAIVEAVPTLKYICLDVANGYSEYFVEFVKTVRGKFPKHTIMAGNVVTGEMVEELILSGADIIKVGIGPGSVCTTRIKTGVGYPQLSAVIECADSAHGLKGHIISDGGCSCPGDVAKAFGAGADFVMMGGMLAGHDQCNGEVIEKNGKKYKLFYGMSSDTAMKKYVGGVAEYRASEGRTVEVPYRGDVENTIRDVLGGLRSTCTYVGAAKLKELSRRTTFIRVTQQSSHMFT
- the LOC128461813 gene encoding GMP reductase 1 isoform X2 — its product is MPRVDSDLKLDFKDVLFRPKRSSLKSRSEVDLQRTYTFRNSKQTYTGIPVIAANMDTTGTFEMAQVLSQHLAASSGSSNADLEKLCAIVEAVPTLKYICLDVANGYSEYFVEFVKTVRGKFPKHTIMAGNVVTGEMVEELILSGADIIKVGIGPGSVCTTRIKTGVGYPQLSAVIECADSAHGLKGHIISDGGCSCPGDVAKAFGAGADFVMMGGMLAGHDQCNGEVIEKNGKKYKLFYGMSSDTAMKKYVGGVAEYRASEGRTVEVPYRGDVENTIRDVLGGLRSTCTYVGAAKLKELSRRTTFIRVTQQSSHMFT